The following coding sequences lie in one Streptomyces sp. NBC_00510 genomic window:
- a CDS encoding RNA polymerase subunit sigma: MDFSGDAVPIAELLDERRHLLDVALWMVGGTAEAEAVVDEAYRRWFELPEAARRSIDPPGAWLVKTVGAICLARLATSAGGTVPSVADTERPGVGAELEQEIGEVLLTALAALSPVERAAFVLNDCFGMTLGAVADVVGRSEPECAELADRARLTIRACRSHPVTPQEQDAVARAVRAACVGSDVVRLTSLMCPDATAFFDGGGKIRALVRPVHGAEAVARSLLTLLAHRQRVALSAHSVNGRTGLVARYEGQVVAVISLDVADHRVSQAWVVLNPDKLRPWNHPARPVGTLGP; this comes from the coding sequence ATGGATTTCTCCGGTGATGCGGTGCCGATCGCGGAGCTGCTGGACGAACGTCGGCACTTGCTGGACGTGGCGTTGTGGATGGTGGGCGGCACGGCGGAAGCCGAGGCGGTCGTCGACGAGGCCTACCGCCGGTGGTTCGAGCTGCCGGAGGCGGCCCGCCGGTCGATCGATCCGCCCGGGGCGTGGCTCGTGAAGACGGTCGGCGCGATCTGCCTGGCGCGGCTGGCCACGTCCGCCGGGGGAACCGTCCCGTCCGTGGCGGACACGGAACGGCCGGGCGTGGGCGCCGAGCTGGAGCAGGAGATCGGTGAGGTCCTGCTGACGGCCCTGGCCGCGCTGTCGCCCGTGGAGCGGGCGGCGTTCGTGCTCAACGACTGCTTCGGGATGACGCTGGGCGCCGTGGCGGACGTGGTGGGGCGGTCGGAGCCGGAATGCGCCGAGCTCGCCGATCGTGCGCGGCTGACGATCCGCGCCTGCCGGTCGCATCCGGTGACGCCGCAGGAGCAGGACGCGGTGGCGCGCGCGGTGCGCGCGGCCTGCGTGGGCAGCGACGTGGTGCGGCTGACGTCGCTGATGTGTCCGGACGCCACGGCGTTCTTCGACGGTGGCGGGAAGATCCGGGCACTGGTCCGGCCGGTGCACGGCGCCGAGGCGGTCGCGCGCAGTCTGCTGACCTTGCTCGCGCACCGCCAGCGGGTGGCCCTGTCCGCCCACTCCGTGAACGGCCGCACCGGTCTGGTGGCCCGCTACGAGGGCCAGGTGGTGGCGGTCATCAGCCTGGACGTCGCCGACCACCGCGTCTCGCAGGCCTGGGTCGTCCTCAACCCCGACAAGCTCCGGCCCTGGAACCATCCGGCCCGCCCCGTGGGCACCCTCGGACCCTGA
- a CDS encoding ubiquinol-cytochrome c reductase cytochrome b subunit: MDGDSRPADSERPPDRGVKVAEWVGERLGVDRRTRSSGMRKAFPSHWSFMLGEISLYSFFILVLTGVYLSLYFHPSMTPVEYHGSYAPLQGQMVSEAFDSTMRISFEVRGGLLIRQAHHWAALIFVASMFAHMLRVFFTGAFRKPRELNWVLGFSLLVLGMFEGLTGYDLPDDLLSGTGLMVVNGTILSIPVVGTYLSMYLFGGEYPGKDLIAHFNTLHVVVIPALMAGILVAHLVLARRHRRAQYPGPGRTERNVVGLPFRVYAVKSGAYFLLVSGVVLIIASTTQINPIWLYGPYRPDQVTAGSQPDWYMGVLDGLLRVMPGWEVVFRGHTLALDNLVPLLAGAGLFLALGAYPFVEAWVTKDGNRDHHLLDRPRNRPVRTALGAAWVSVYAVALLGAANDVISIRLHMSVNAVTWAVRIGLFVVPFVVYVVTKRWALALQRSDRDKVLHGRETGIIKRLPDGEYVEVHQPLGREQLHLLTQHEQYAPIRLSPDGRAGRVERLRALLSRGLYGKGTQIPKPTVREFEEINHDHAEKNIIH; this comes from the coding sequence ATGGACGGTGACAGCCGGCCCGCCGATTCGGAACGACCGCCGGACCGGGGGGTGAAAGTCGCCGAATGGGTCGGCGAACGACTGGGCGTCGACAGACGTACCAGATCGTCCGGGATGCGGAAGGCATTCCCCAGCCATTGGTCCTTCATGCTGGGGGAGATATCCCTCTACAGCTTCTTCATCCTCGTCCTGACGGGGGTGTACCTGTCGCTGTACTTCCATCCGTCGATGACGCCGGTGGAATACCACGGCAGTTACGCACCGCTGCAGGGCCAAATGGTGTCCGAGGCCTTCGACTCGACGATGCGCATCTCCTTCGAGGTGCGCGGCGGCCTGCTGATCCGCCAGGCCCATCACTGGGCGGCGCTGATCTTCGTCGCCAGCATGTTCGCCCACATGCTCCGGGTGTTCTTCACCGGTGCGTTCCGCAAGCCGCGCGAGCTCAACTGGGTGCTCGGCTTCTCCCTGCTGGTCCTGGGCATGTTCGAGGGACTGACGGGCTACGACCTCCCGGACGACCTGCTCTCCGGGACCGGACTCATGGTCGTGAACGGCACCATCCTCTCGATACCGGTCGTCGGGACCTACCTGTCGATGTACCTCTTCGGGGGCGAGTACCCGGGCAAGGACCTGATCGCGCACTTCAACACGCTCCACGTCGTGGTGATCCCCGCCCTGATGGCCGGCATCCTCGTCGCCCACCTGGTCCTGGCGCGCCGTCACCGGCGCGCGCAGTACCCGGGGCCCGGACGTACCGAGCGGAACGTGGTCGGCCTGCCCTTCCGGGTGTACGCCGTGAAGTCGGGGGCGTACTTCCTCCTGGTCAGCGGGGTCGTCCTCATCATCGCGTCGACCACGCAGATCAACCCCATCTGGCTGTACGGCCCCTATAGGCCCGACCAGGTCACCGCCGGTTCACAGCCGGACTGGTACATGGGTGTGCTCGACGGTCTGCTGCGCGTCATGCCCGGCTGGGAGGTCGTCTTCCGGGGCCACACCCTGGCGCTGGACAACCTCGTGCCGCTGCTGGCGGGCGCCGGGCTCTTCCTCGCCCTGGGCGCCTACCCGTTCGTCGAGGCATGGGTCACCAAGGACGGCAACCGCGACCACCACCTCCTCGACCGGCCCCGCAACCGGCCGGTGCGCACCGCCCTGGGCGCGGCGTGGGTCAGCGTGTACGCGGTGGCGCTGCTGGGCGCGGCGAACGACGTGATCTCCATCCGCCTGCACATGTCGGTCAACGCCGTGACGTGGGCCGTCCGCATCGGCCTGTTCGTCGTGCCCTTCGTGGTGTACGTCGTGACCAAGCGCTGGGCGCTCGCCCTCCAGCGCAGCGACCGCGACAAAGTGCTGCACGGCCGCGAGACCGGGATCATCAAGCGCCTGCCGGACGGCGAGTACGTCGAGGTCCACCAACCGCTCGGCCGCGAGCAACTCCACCTCCTCACACAGCACGAGCAGTACGCGCCCATCCGCCTCTCCCCGGACGGCAGGGCCGGCCGTGTGGAGCGGCTGCGGGCCCTGCTCAGCCGGGGCCTGTACGGGAAGGGAACGCAGATTCCCAAGCCCACCGTGCGGGAATTCGAGGAGATCAACCACGACCACGCTGAGAAGAACATTATCCACTGA
- a CDS encoding MarR family transcriptional regulator, with product MTPSGRWSALDRLHRRIENCVERALHGQLGVSAREFHALRALQESIRDAEGQLHFDELADAIGLTQSATSRLVTRLRDRGLITTRTSAYDRRSVDVHLTPVAQDVLRLGVPLLERAVHDVVSGLRADDTDADLIRYLQGPS from the coding sequence ATGACGCCGAGCGGGCGGTGGAGCGCGCTCGACCGGCTCCACCGCCGCATCGAGAACTGCGTCGAGCGGGCGCTACACGGGCAACTGGGCGTGAGCGCACGGGAGTTCCACGCCCTGCGAGCCCTTCAGGAGAGCATCCGCGATGCCGAGGGCCAGCTCCACTTCGACGAACTGGCCGACGCGATCGGCCTGACCCAGTCCGCGACCAGTCGGCTGGTGACCCGGCTGCGCGACCGGGGATTGATCACGACGCGCACCTCGGCGTACGACCGGCGGAGCGTGGACGTGCACCTCACCCCGGTCGCGCAGGACGTGCTGAGGCTCGGGGTGCCGCTCCTGGAGCGCGCCGTCCACGACGTCGTGTCCGGCCTCCGCGCGGACGACACCGACGCCGACCTGATCCGCTACCTCCAGGGGCCCTCGTAG
- a CDS encoding DUF1062 domain-containing protein: MSAEGGGSDVDRKALWVIRELCLPAIVTACVSCRSTRHRPSGKFRVNASGKLLDVWMLICCELCGRTSKIPVHERVHVQALDHERLQMFENNDPAMVRRQTMDGATAGRAGYRLDWTGTWELETDMPFYDIEQDDPTSFEVVVGFDLPAPIRVEKLLMTGLGLSRSAVRAMVASGRLRLPLAVDAKARGDFTFFVTATPPPPRDAAAGPTA; encoded by the coding sequence GTGTCCGCTGAAGGCGGCGGTTCCGACGTCGACCGGAAAGCGCTGTGGGTGATCAGGGAGCTCTGCCTGCCCGCCATCGTCACGGCATGTGTGTCGTGCAGGTCCACGCGCCACCGTCCCAGCGGCAAGTTCCGCGTGAACGCGAGCGGCAAGCTCCTCGACGTCTGGATGCTGATCTGCTGCGAGCTGTGCGGCCGTACGTCGAAGATCCCCGTCCACGAGCGCGTCCACGTACAGGCACTCGACCATGAGCGGCTGCAGATGTTCGAGAACAACGATCCGGCCATGGTGCGGCGTCAGACGATGGACGGGGCGACGGCCGGAAGGGCCGGGTACCGGCTCGACTGGACCGGCACATGGGAGCTGGAGACCGACATGCCGTTCTACGACATCGAGCAGGACGATCCGACGTCGTTCGAGGTCGTCGTCGGTTTCGACCTCCCTGCGCCCATCAGGGTCGAGAAGCTGCTCATGACCGGGCTCGGCCTGAGCCGATCCGCTGTGAGAGCCATGGTGGCCTCCGGGCGGCTACGCCTGCCCCTGGCCGTCGACGCGAAGGCACGCGGAGACTTCACCTTCTTCGTCACCGCCACCCCACCACCTCCGCGCGACGCGGCAGCGGGTCCCACGGCCTAG
- a CDS encoding NAD(P)/FAD-dependent oxidoreductase, whose protein sequence is MREILIVGGGYAGFYTAWGLEKTLRPGEARVTVVDPRPYMTYQPFLPEVTAGSVEARHAAVSMRRHLHKSRLVAGSVTGIRHADRTVTVRPVKGEEYELRYDTLVVTAGAVTRTFPIPGLARHAIGLKHVEEAVAIRDRLLTAFDQAASLPPGPERRKLLTVTFVGGGFSGVEGFGELLSLATAMLKSYPELSLEELSFHLVEARGRILPEVSDGPGAWVVRHLERRGGHVHLNTQLVSAEDGHVVLSSGEEFDSELIVWTAGNASNPVVHNHTDLPVDERGLLVVRPDLRVGTDAEPVPDVWAAGDDAAVPDLASPVPGAHTVPNAQHAVRQGKRLAKNIVASLRGGRVRDYRHSSLGVVATLGLGRGIFQYKAIVIKGFPAWLMHRGYHVLAVPTWERKVRVLTVWLTAALFGRDLVSLASVQHPRDAFVTSATPRRPAEPRAGDHAGV, encoded by the coding sequence ATGCGCGAGATCCTGATCGTCGGCGGCGGCTACGCGGGCTTCTACACGGCCTGGGGCCTCGAGAAGACGCTGCGGCCCGGGGAGGCGCGGGTCACCGTCGTCGACCCGCGTCCCTACATGACGTACCAGCCGTTCCTGCCGGAGGTGACCGCCGGTTCGGTGGAGGCACGCCACGCCGCCGTGTCGATGCGGCGGCACCTGCACAAGTCCCGGCTGGTCGCGGGCAGCGTGACCGGGATCCGCCACGCCGACCGCACGGTGACCGTCCGGCCCGTGAAGGGGGAGGAGTACGAACTCCGGTACGACACCCTCGTCGTCACCGCGGGAGCCGTGACCCGTACCTTCCCCATCCCGGGCCTGGCCCGGCACGCCATCGGCCTGAAGCACGTCGAGGAGGCGGTCGCCATCCGCGACCGGCTGCTGACGGCGTTCGACCAGGCCGCCTCGCTGCCCCCGGGGCCCGAGCGGCGGAAGCTGCTCACCGTCACCTTCGTGGGCGGGGGGTTCTCCGGTGTCGAGGGCTTCGGTGAGCTGCTGTCGCTGGCGACCGCGATGCTCAAGTCCTACCCGGAACTGAGCCTGGAGGAGCTGTCGTTCCACCTGGTGGAGGCGCGGGGGCGCATCCTGCCCGAGGTGAGCGACGGGCCCGGGGCCTGGGTCGTGCGCCACCTGGAACGCCGCGGCGGGCATGTGCACCTGAACACCCAACTGGTCTCCGCCGAGGACGGGCACGTCGTGCTGTCCAGCGGGGAGGAGTTCGACTCGGAACTCATCGTCTGGACCGCCGGCAACGCCTCGAACCCCGTGGTGCACAACCACACCGACCTGCCGGTCGACGAGCGCGGCCTGCTCGTCGTGCGGCCGGACCTCCGGGTGGGTACGGACGCCGAGCCGGTGCCGGACGTGTGGGCGGCCGGGGACGACGCGGCCGTGCCCGACCTGGCCTCGCCCGTGCCGGGGGCGCACACGGTGCCGAACGCCCAGCACGCGGTCCGGCAGGGCAAGCGTCTGGCCAAGAACATCGTCGCGAGCCTGCGCGGCGGCAGGGTCCGGGACTACCGCCACAGCAGCCTCGGCGTGGTCGCCACGCTGGGCCTGGGACGCGGCATCTTCCAGTACAAGGCCATCGTCATCAAGGGGTTCCCGGCCTGGCTGATGCACCGCGGCTACCACGTGCTCGCGGTGCCCACGTGGGAGCGGAAGGTCCGGGTGCTCACCGTCTGGCTCACCGCCGCCCTGTTCGGCCGGGACCTCGTCTCCCTCGCCTCCGTGCAGCACCCGCGGGACGCGTTCGTCACGAGCGCCACCCCCCGGCGTCCCGCGGAGCCGCGGGCGGGCGACCACGCCGGAGTGTGA
- a CDS encoding alpha/beta hydrolase — MAPASATKGGHGAPSHHRKPTVVLVHGAFADSSSWNDVVKKLKHDGYPVVAASNPLRGLASDAAYVRELVDSIDGPVVLAAHSYGGAVISNAAYGSDKVKALVYLAAFMPDKGENAFDLSLKFEGSTLGDALKQVPVTMPDGSKGVDLYIDQAKFHHQFAADVPAHTAEIMAATQRPVSGGALYEPSGEPAWKTIPSWTLVASNDRNIPRELQVFMAKRAKSHVEEVRSSHAVSVSHPKESARIIEEAARSVR, encoded by the coding sequence ATGGCCCCCGCCAGCGCCACGAAGGGCGGGCACGGCGCACCCTCGCACCACCGCAAGCCGACCGTGGTCCTGGTCCACGGCGCGTTCGCCGACTCCTCCAGCTGGAACGACGTCGTCAAGAAGCTGAAGCACGACGGCTACCCCGTGGTGGCGGCGTCCAACCCGCTGCGCGGGCTGGCCAGCGACGCCGCGTACGTCCGGGAGCTGGTGGACAGCATCGACGGGCCCGTGGTCCTGGCCGCCCACTCCTACGGCGGCGCCGTGATCTCCAACGCCGCGTACGGCTCCGACAAGGTCAAGGCCCTCGTCTACCTGGCCGCCTTCATGCCCGACAAGGGCGAGAACGCCTTCGACCTGTCGCTGAAGTTCGAGGGCAGCACGCTCGGCGACGCGCTGAAGCAGGTGCCGGTCACGATGCCCGACGGTTCCAAGGGCGTCGACCTCTACATCGACCAGGCCAAGTTCCACCACCAGTTCGCCGCGGACGTCCCCGCGCACACCGCGGAGATCATGGCGGCCACCCAGCGCCCCGTGTCCGGCGGCGCGCTGTACGAGCCCTCCGGCGAGCCCGCGTGGAAGACCATCCCCTCCTGGACCCTGGTGGCCTCCAACGACCGGAACATCCCCCGCGAGCTCCAGGTCTTCATGGCCAAGCGCGCCAAGTCCCACGTGGAGGAGGTCCGTTCGTCCCACGCGGTGAGCGTCTCCCACCCGAAGGAGTCCGCGCGCATCATCGAGGAAGCCGCGCGCTCGGTCCGCTGA
- a CDS encoding alpha/beta hydrolase — MSKPVLEPAAQEIADATATPPFLYELGAEGARKVLDDLQAAPVEKYDVREKWITVPAEVGDVRVRIVKPVGAEEVLPVVLYVHGGGWVLGNAGTHDRLVRELAVMAHAAVVFVEYDRSPEVRYPVAIEQAYATARWVIGKGADEGLDASRMAVAGDSVGGNMTAALTIMAKRRGDVTFVHQSLYYPVTDAAQDTGSYREFADGPYLTAKAMAWFWDCYTTDPAQRAEITASPLRASLEDLQGLPPALVITDENDVLRDEGEAYARKLTLAGVPTTSVRYNGTLHDFMMLNPVRSTQATTAAMEQATRALHTALHTN, encoded by the coding sequence ATGAGCAAGCCCGTCCTCGAGCCTGCGGCTCAGGAAATCGCGGACGCCACGGCGACGCCGCCATTCCTCTACGAGCTCGGTGCGGAAGGCGCCCGCAAGGTCCTCGACGACCTGCAGGCGGCGCCGGTCGAGAAGTACGACGTCCGGGAAAAGTGGATCACCGTGCCGGCCGAGGTGGGTGACGTGCGGGTGCGCATCGTCAAGCCCGTGGGCGCGGAGGAGGTCCTGCCCGTCGTGCTGTACGTGCACGGTGGCGGGTGGGTGCTCGGCAACGCGGGCACGCACGACCGTCTCGTGCGCGAACTGGCCGTCATGGCGCACGCCGCGGTGGTGTTCGTCGAGTACGACCGCTCGCCCGAGGTCCGGTACCCGGTCGCGATCGAGCAGGCCTACGCGACGGCCCGCTGGGTCATCGGGAAGGGCGCGGACGAGGGCCTGGACGCCTCGCGCATGGCCGTCGCCGGCGACTCGGTCGGCGGCAACATGACCGCGGCGCTGACGATCATGGCGAAGCGGCGCGGCGACGTGACCTTCGTCCACCAGTCGCTCTACTACCCCGTGACCGACGCGGCCCAGGACACCGGCAGCTACCGGGAGTTCGCCGACGGCCCGTACCTGACCGCGAAGGCCATGGCCTGGTTCTGGGACTGCTACACCACCGACCCGGCGCAGCGGGCGGAGATCACCGCCTCGCCGCTGCGGGCGAGCCTGGAGGACCTCCAGGGCCTGCCGCCGGCGCTGGTCATCACCGACGAGAACGACGTGCTGCGCGACGAGGGCGAGGCCTACGCCCGCAAGCTCACGCTGGCCGGCGTGCCCACCACCAGCGTCCGCTACAACGGCACGCTGCACGACTTCATGATGCTCAACCCCGTCCGTTCCACGCAGGCGACCACCGCCGCCATGGAGCAGGCCACCCGCGCGCTGCACACCGCGCTGCACACCAACTGA
- a CDS encoding RNA polymerase sigma-70 factor — MDEADDLQEAQEEFQAARGSLFGIAYRMLGSVSEAEDILQEAWIRWQTYDRSKVENPPAFLATTVTRLAINVLQSARARRETYVGPWLPEPVDTESDPALGAVNGEALEVAVLMLLEKLTPAERAAYVLREAFEYPYAQIAEIIGQSNANARQLVSRARKHLAAEKRASVVTADRQRFLTAFVAAAKAGEVGVLEDMFAEDVVSYSDGGGEVRASKFPVVGRQRVAKYIHAFADRFWVGATVEPVQVNGGPAMKLSRDGTVYAVLTLSVTPEGIDRVMWMMSPTKLAVLDK; from the coding sequence GTGGATGAAGCCGACGACCTCCAGGAAGCACAGGAGGAGTTCCAGGCCGCCCGTGGCAGCCTGTTCGGCATCGCCTACCGGATGCTCGGCAGCGTGAGCGAGGCCGAGGACATCCTGCAGGAGGCGTGGATCCGCTGGCAGACCTACGACCGCTCCAAGGTGGAGAACCCCCCGGCGTTCCTCGCGACGACGGTCACCAGGCTCGCCATCAACGTGCTGCAGTCGGCCCGGGCCCGGCGTGAGACCTACGTCGGACCCTGGCTGCCGGAGCCGGTCGACACCGAGAGCGATCCCGCGCTGGGAGCCGTGAACGGGGAGGCGCTGGAGGTCGCGGTGCTGATGCTCCTGGAGAAGCTCACGCCCGCCGAACGCGCCGCCTACGTGCTCCGGGAGGCCTTCGAGTACCCCTACGCGCAGATCGCGGAGATCATCGGACAGTCCAACGCCAACGCGCGCCAACTGGTGAGCCGGGCGCGCAAGCACCTGGCGGCGGAGAAGCGGGCCAGTGTCGTGACCGCCGACCGCCAGCGCTTCCTGACGGCGTTCGTGGCGGCCGCGAAGGCCGGGGAGGTGGGCGTGCTGGAGGACATGTTCGCCGAGGACGTCGTCTCGTACTCCGACGGAGGAGGCGAGGTCCGTGCCTCGAAGTTCCCCGTCGTCGGCCGTCAGCGGGTGGCCAAGTACATCCACGCCTTCGCCGACCGGTTCTGGGTCGGCGCCACCGTGGAGCCCGTCCAGGTGAACGGCGGGCCCGCCATGAAGCTGTCCCGCGACGGCACGGTCTACGCCGTCCTGACGTTGAGCGTCACACCGGAGGGCATCGACCGGGTGATGTGGATGATGAGCCCGACGAAACTCGCCGTCCTGGACAAGTGA
- a CDS encoding cupin domain-containing protein has protein sequence MSYPKQVYFGDSGEVNANFRPASAPPNVGQAGDGIHYLATTDMTRGEYGLYRVMMRANAGGPKTHFHRTISESFFILNGTVRLYNGEKWVDAQEGDFLHVPQGGLHAFRNDSDAPAEMLLLFTPGAPREEYFEQISQMGNATAEERAAFLDKHDSYFVD, from the coding sequence ATGTCATACCCAAAGCAGGTGTACTTCGGGGACAGCGGGGAGGTCAACGCCAACTTCCGCCCGGCGAGCGCCCCTCCGAACGTCGGCCAGGCCGGGGACGGCATCCACTACCTGGCGACAACGGACATGACGCGGGGCGAGTACGGGCTCTACCGCGTCATGATGAGGGCGAACGCGGGCGGTCCCAAGACGCACTTCCACCGGACCATCTCGGAGTCCTTCTTCATCCTCAACGGCACCGTCCGCCTCTACAACGGCGAGAAGTGGGTGGACGCGCAGGAAGGCGACTTCCTGCACGTCCCGCAGGGCGGGCTGCACGCCTTCCGCAACGACTCGGACGCCCCGGCGGAGATGCTGCTGCTCTTCACGCCGGGCGCACCGCGTGAGGAGTACTTCGAGCAGATCTCGCAGATGGGCAACGCCACGGCGGAGGAACGCGCCGCGTTCCTGGACAAGCACGACTCGTACTTCGTCGACTGA